DNA from Sphingomonas sp. R1:
CAAGGGCCGGCGCGGCGAGCAGGGCGGTGGCAATCATCAAGCGGGCAAGCATCGGATACTCCTGGGGTTGAACAACGTCCCTGCCCGGCCAGCGTTGCCGCTGCACTGTGGCGGCCGCAAGGCCGGATTGTGCTGGCGGCACCGAGCGCCTAGATGCGCGGCATGATCCTCGTGCTCGACAATTACGACAGCTTCACCTGGAACCTCGTCCACTATCTGATGGAGCTGGGGGTCGAGGTGCAGGTGGTGCGCAACGATGCGCTGACCGCAAACGAGGCGATCGCCAGCAATGCGCAGGGCTTCCTGATCTCGCCCGGCCCGTGCACGCCAAACGAAGCGGGCATCAGCCTCGACCTCGTCGCGGCCTGTGCCGAACTCGGCAAGCCGCTGCTCGGCGTGTGCCTCGGGCACCAGTCGATCGGCCAGCATTTCGGCGGCAAGGTAGTCCGCGGCGGGCTGATGCACGGCAAGACTTCGCCGGTCTCGCATGACGGCACCGGGCTGTTTGCCGATCTTCCCTCGCCCTTCACGGCGACGCGCTATCACTCGCTGATCGTGACCGACATCCCTGAAGACTTGGTGGTGAACGCCACCGCCGAGGACGGGTCGGTAATGGGGTTCCGGCACGCATCGCTGCCGATCCACAGCGTGCAGTTCCATCCCGAGAGTATTGCCACCGAGCATGGTCATGCCATGCTCGCAAACTTTCTGCGCCTGGCCGGCATCGAAGCACGGGCAACCGCCTGACCTGCTTCAGCGTCGGTTCATCGCAGACCTGCCAGGAGAGGCCCATGAAGACGATCCTCGCTACCCTGCTCGCCGGTGCCGCGTTGCT
Protein-coding regions in this window:
- a CDS encoding anthranilate synthase component II produces the protein MILVLDNYDSFTWNLVHYLMELGVEVQVVRNDALTANEAIASNAQGFLISPGPCTPNEAGISLDLVAACAELGKPLLGVCLGHQSIGQHFGGKVVRGGLMHGKTSPVSHDGTGLFADLPSPFTATRYHSLIVTDIPEDLVVNATAEDGSVMGFRHASLPIHSVQFHPESIATEHGHAMLANFLRLAGIEARATA